A segment of the Fusobacterium ulcerans genome:
AATGATTTTATTATATCTTTATTCAATTCTTTGATTACTTCTACAGCTAGTGAAATAGCTGCTGTTAAATCATCTATTGAAGCATAAGAATAATGAGTGTGGATATATCTAGTAGGGATACCTAGCACAATTACAGGAATACCAGTTTCAGAAATATGATATTTTCCTCCATTAGTTGATCCTTTTTCTCTTGCTATCATTTGGTATTTTATTCCCTTTTTATCAGCTATATCTCTTGCAAATTTCAAGACTCTAGGATTAGATATCATAGCTCCATCTACAACTCTTAGCTGTACACCTTTTTTCAATGCTCCATGAGAAGCTGTTCCTTCTTTGAAACTGTCATCAGCAGGTGATCCTTCAAACACTATTGCAAAATCAGGTTTTACTCTGTAAGCAGCCACTTGAGCTCCCCTCAGTCCAACCTCTTCCTGTGAAGCGAATGCTCCTACTACATTGACATTTTTTATTCCATTATTTTTTACAGCCTTCAGCACTTCAATAGAAGCTGCACATCCAAGTCTGTTATCAAAAGCTTTTGCTCTCATTATACCTATTTTTTCATCATATACAAAACTTACATCTGGAACGATTGGATTTCCTACTTCTATTCCATATAGCTCAACAGTTTCTTCATAACTGCTTGTTCCTATATCAATAGTAAGCTCTGACATTTTTGGAAGTCTGTTTTTTTCTTCATCAGTCATAAAATGAGGTGGTTTAGATGTAACTACACCTTTGATATACTCTCCCTTATTATTTTTAATAACAACAGCACTGGCAGGAACATTTCCTACATGCCATCCTCCTAAAGTAAGGAAACTTATAGATCCGTTTCTATTAATATTTTCCACTATGAATCCTACTTCATCAGTATGACAGTCCAGAGCTACTGTAGGGACAGCTGAATCCTTTTCTCCAAGTCCTATATACAGATTATTTATTGAATCTCTTTCTGCACTTAGAAAGTTTACCTCTTTTTTTATTTTTTCCATGACCTCATCTTCAAAACCAGGAGCTCCAAAAGTATTTGTCAGTTCCTCGATCATATTAATAAGTTCTTTCATTGATTATGCCTCCATCTTTATCTAACAGTTTATTTTTTAAAACTTAATTCATCAAAGTTGATGTAGCTTGTTGCTTTTACTCCTTCTATTCCTTTTACAGCTGCTACTGTATTGTTAGAATAATACATAGGAATAACTGGAACATCATCATAAATAATTTCTGCAACTTCTTTATATAGCTCTTTTCTCTTATTTTGGTCTACTTCTTTCTTAGCATCATCCAATAATTTGTCCATTGCTGGATTTACATATTGTGATCTGTTTCCTGCTCCACCTAATTGAGAACTGTGGAAGTTAGGGTAGAATCCATAGTCGCCATCATATGTAGATGGTCCCCATCCTAGTGTAAACATATCAAGATCTCCTCTACCAGTTGCTGCAAGGAAAGTTCCCCACTCTAGTGATTCGATAGATACATCTATTCCTACTTCTTTTAATTGAGCCTGAATTATTTCACACATTTGCATTCTTACAGGACTGTTGCTTACTCCAAGACTTAATTTAGTACCTGTTAATCCTTTTTCTTGAATTATTCTCTTAGCTTCTTCTGGATTATAGTCTAAAACTTTTGAATCTGGACTGTATCCAAATGTTCCTGGAGCTATGAAACTGTTAGCTTTATCAACTGTTCCCATCATGATACTATTGATAATATCATCTCTATTGATAGCCATTGCTATTGCTCTTCTTACATCTCTATCTTTTAAAACACCTTTGTCTGTATTTATTCCTACATAGTTTACAGATATTCCACTTGATTCAAGATAGTTTATTTTATCTTTGTTATCTAAAACTATTTTTCTTGATTCTGCACCAAGATCAGCAGTCATATCAATTTCACCAGTTTCAAGCCCTATAACTCTGCTGTTTTCTTCTGGCACTGCTCTTACAACTATATATTTTATTGCAGGTTCACCTTTGAAGTACTCAGGGAATGCTTCTAAAGTTATTCTGTCTCCTATTTTCCAGTCTTTATATTTATATGGACCAGTTCCAACAGGATTTTCAAAATATTTATTTCCTTTTTCAGCATAATATTTTTCACTTATTATAGATGCTGTCTTGTGGCTCAAGTGAGCTAATAACGGAGCAAAAGGCTCGCTAGTTATAATTTTTACTGTATTATCATCTACAACTTCTACATTGCTTATCAATTTATATAGGTGTCCTACTTTTGGTAAGCTTTTAGCTCTTTCAATAGTAAATTTAACGTCATTTGCTGTAAATTTTTCCCCATTGTGAAATTTTACATTTTCATTAAGATGGAATAAAAGAGTATTGTCATCTATTCTTTCCCAGCTTTTTGCCAGTCCAGGTATTGTTTCTCCTGTCATTTCATCTACTTCTACAAGTCTGTCATAAAGTACATTTATTATTCTTTGAGAATACTGCTCTGTAGTATCCTGTGGGTCTAAAGTTTTACATTCAGATATTTGTGCAAATACTAATGTATCTTTTGGTCCAGAAGCTGCTTTTTCAGCTGTCTTACTTCCTCCACAACTAACTAATAAAAAAGATAATAAACATGATAGTAATACTAAAATTCTTTTCTTCATTAAATCCCCCTCTTTGAAATATTCTGTTTTCCTTGTCCTTTATATATACCATATTTTCCGAATAATAAAAATATTATATTTATATGTATACGATTTATTTTATTTACAGTATTACTTTTTCCTTAAATTCCCTTATGTTTGCTTTTACATCTATCTTTTATTGCCGTTTTATGTTAGAATATTGCTCAGAGGTGAGAATAAATGGAATTAACAGTTAGAAATTGGGGCAAAACAAAATTTAACGAAATAGTGAAATTATATACTCTTAAAAATAATTTTTTAGAAGTTGAAATTCTAAATTATGGAGGAATTATAAGAAAAATATCTTTTCCAGATAAAAATGGTAAAGTTGAAAATATAGTTTTAAACCTAGATAGTATCTCTGATTACGAAGAAAGATCTCCTTACTTTGGAGCTGTTGTCGGAAGAAATGCTGGAAGAATATCAAATGCTGAACTAAAGATAAAAGATACTATATACAAACTTAATGCTAACAGTGGCAAAAATAATATTCATGGTGGGATAAATAATTTCAGTCATAAAATATGGAATGCTGAAGAAATAAAAGGAAATGACTTTATCGGAATAGAGCTGACACTTAATAGTCCTCATTTAGAAGAAGGCTTTCCGGGAAATATTTCTATCACTGTAAGATATATCTTAAAAAATGATGAATTGTCTCTTGAATATTCAGGTATTACAGACAGAGAAACATATATGAATCTTACTAACCATTCATATTTCAATCTAAGTGGTGACTTTAAAAGGGATATCAGAAATGAATATTTAAAACTTGATTCAGATGCTTTTATTGCTGTAGATGAAGCTACTCTTCCAGTAAAAATATCTGAAACACATAACACACCTTTTGATTTTCATGAGTTTTCTCTTTTGAAAACTTCTCTTGATTCTGAATATCCTCAAATCAAGATAGTAAATCATGGACTGGATCATCCTTTTATTTTAAATCAAAATAGAGATATTCCTGCTGCTCAGCTGAAAGATGATATCTCTGGAAGAATGCTGAAAGTATTTACTGATCAGCCAGCAGTTGTTATATACACTGGAAACTATCTTCACGAAATAGGAAAACTTTCTGATGGTTCAGATTGTAAAAAACATATGGGTATCTGCTTTGAGACACAGGATTATCCTAATGTTTTAAGCTTCCTTCCAGAAAAAGGAAAGATCTATACACCATCAAATTCTTACAGTCAAAAAACTATTTTTAAATTTTTAATAAATAAAAATTAATATAAGGAGGAATAATGCAAGACATCATATTGTATATCCTAATAATCTCTGTTGGTTATTTTATAACTAAAAAAGGATGGATTCCTAAAATCATTGACAGAAAAGTTGGGCTTCTTCAAACATTATCTTTATTTTTTTTACTTGGGGTAATGGGGTACAAAATAGGTTCAGATGACAAAATCATCGCTAATTTTCATATCTTGGGACTAGATTCTATCATAGTAGCAGTATGTGCAGTGTTAGGAAGTATACTTCTGACTCATATTTTCTATAGAGGAGGGGATAAATAATGCTTGGAATAGCTTTGTCTGTTATTATTGGAGCTCTTCTTGGATTTTTCTGTAAAAGTCCTCTTGTGCTGGCTCATGCTGATAATCTTATTAAATTTGGACTATGCCTTCTTCTTTTCTTTGTTGGAATAGACATAGGAAAAAATCAAAGTGTATTTGAACAGTTAAAAACTTTAAATAAAAAGGTATTACTGCTCCCTTTTGTAACAATAATTGGTTCTTTGCTTGGAGGAGTTCTTGCTTCTTTCATCACTACACTTTCTCTGGGAGAAGGGGTAGCTGTAAGTTCTGGTATGGGTTGGTATTCATTTTCAGCTATAGAGCTTTCTAAAATAAATGCTCAATTAGGTGGAACTGCCTTCCTTTCAAATGTATTTAGAGAGCTTCTGGCAATATTTACAATTCCATTTATAGCTGCTAGGATTGGATCATTCCAATCAGTATCATCTGCTGGAGCTACTGCAATGGACTCTGTACTTCCTGTTATCAACAGAAGCAATCCGCCAGATATATCTATAATTGCTTTTTATTCAGGACTTGTTATTACAATAGTTGTTCCTATCTTGGTGCCAGCTGTTGTAGCAATATTCAATTTGGGGTAAATTTTTAAAACAACTATTAAAAAATAATCATTTAGTTTGAATACAAACAGTCATTAAAAATAAATTTAATGGCTGTTTTTTTATTTTTAATAAAGTAAAATTTCAGAAAATTTTATAATGAGATTGAAAAAACATAAAAATAAAATCAATTTCCTGTTTACCATATATGTTTTTTACATTGTCATTTCTATCATCTATAAGTTTAGTTTTATTTTATAGAATTTTGTAAGTTATCAGAGGCAACAAATATTTGCTATTTACTTTAAATTTAATTGTACATTTTAAAGGAATAGCTATCCTTCCATTGTATACACAATATAACATTAAAAAAACTATTGTTTAGATAGCTCAATTGCTAAAAAAGTTGACTTTAATTTTTTTGTGTTAGCTTTAATGTATATAAAATATGAGGTGATTAAGATAATGTCAGAAAATTCTGCAAGAAAAAATAAAATGAAAAAGAAAATCCTATCTCCACTGCTCACAGTAGGTATCATGTCCATTTGTATACCTTTAGAAGATGCTTGGGCCAGCAGCCCTGTTGACTATGTGGGAACAGTCAACCTCCCTGCTTCTATTGGTACAGGTAAAGAAACTGCGAATGATGGTTGGACAGTGACCATTGGTAACGGCAGTACTCCAACTAAAGTAACACAGGATGGTAAAACAGTTATTAGTGTGAATGACAATGCTAAGATCACAGTCAAAACTGATGCTGCTGTAGAAGGAAATAGTAATTCTAATAGTGAGGGCCATTTTAACAGTGGCCCTAATGTCATTGAGTTTAATAGCAAATCTACATTGACCATTGAGGCTGGAGGTACTGTGCAGCAACTAGGTTCTACTACCAATGGAGAAGCCATCAATGCACATGGATTTGGCAACACCATTATCAATAATGGAACTATTCACAGCAACAATGGAGCAGCCTTATGGTTTCAAGATACCAGTATCTCTGTGTCAGTTGCTGATAGAAATAAGGTTGTAAATCATGGAACTATCTCTACAAGTAAGGGCGATGGTTACAATGTGTTTGGTAGCAGTCGTGGCAATGCCGGTCCAGGTCTGGTATTTGATAATTATGGAACTATTAAAGGATCTTTGAAATTTGGTAGTGGTGATGACAGTCTGCTTTTTGGACCTGGCTCAAAGATTACTGGTAACGTTGATGGTGGTGGTGGAACAAATGATTTGACTTTGGATGCTAATTCAGGGGAGTCAGCTACATTGGCTGGTTCAGTTCTGAACTTTTCATCTATTACCAAAGATGGTGAAGGAGCATGGGCAATTCTTGGTAGTGTTCCAGCTGTTCCTGGTGATCCACATCCATCATCACCTATCAATGGTTCATTGAAAGAGGTGGATTCTCTAGTCATTAAAAAAGGTCTGTTGTCATTGGTAGGAGCCAACCCAGACTTCAATGGTACTGTCAATATTGATGCTCCTGGTCAATTGAGTGCTCAAGCTCAAGGAATAAATGGTGCTACCAATATGACAAATAATGGTAAACTAATTTTTGAACAGCCTATAGATGACAGTTATACTGGCAGTGCCATAACTGGAACTGGGCAAGTCGTTAAAAGTGGTACTGGCTCTTTGACTATGTCTTCTGGTACTGCCAATACCTACAGTGGTGGTACATTTATCAATGAGGGAGCTTTGGTTGTGGACAAAGACAGTGATCTTGGAGCTGTATCTGGCAGCATCACCCTTGGTACAGATAATACAGCTGGAGGAACTAATGGAACTTTACGTTTTGACAGTTCTTTTAATCTGGAAACTACTCGGGCAATAACTCTGATGGAAGGTGGTGGAACCATTGACACTCAAGGATATATCACAAATATTGATCAGACTATTGCAGGTACTGGAACTTTGACAAAGACTGGTTCAGGCACTCTGACTTTGAATGCTACAAACAGCTATATTGGTGGTACTGTCCTTCAAGAAGGAGTGTTAGGTATAAACTCGGATTCAGCTTTAGGAAACAGCAACAGTCGTTTGGTAATGTATGACACTACAACACTTCAACTCAATGGAAATGTTGATTCAAACCGACTTGTTACTCTAGCTGGTGGGCCATCAAGTATGATGACAATCAATACACAGGCTAATAATGGAGCTTTTAATGGTAATATAGATGGACTGGGAAGCCTTGTGAAAACAGGTAGTGGTACACTGTCCCTCTATGGAAACAATCTATATCAAGGTGGTACAAAGGTTAAGGAAGGAACACTGGCAATTAATTCTGATGCTTCCCTTGGTGGAGTTAATGGTTTACTTGAGTTGGAGAGGAATACTACCTTGAAGCTGGATGGCAACGTCTATATGAACTCAAGACCTGTGATTATTGGTGGTGGTGATAATGCTACACTGCCACAATCAGTGACTATTGATACACAAGGATATACAGGAGTTATTTCACAAAATATTGACCAAAATGCAGGTGAAAAAACTGAATTAATCAAAACTGGTACTGGTACATTGGGATTATATGGCAATAATACCTACAGTGGAGGCACATGGGTAAAGAATGGTACAGTAGCAATTACATCTCCCCTTAGCTTGGGAAAAAGTGATGTGCAACTGGGTGATCATGAAGATACTTCTTTAGATGGAAGCGGCAGTACACAGGGTACTTTACGTGCTGATGCTGATATTGATTTCAGAGGTTCAGGAAAATCCATCATTTTGAACAAGGGTGGTGGTACAATCAATACTAATGGAAATGCTGTTATATTAGATGAAAATTCTCTAAAAGATGGTATTGCAGGAACTGCTTCTGATTTAGGAAGAGATCTGCATAAAACAGGTGCAGGAGTGTTAACATTACTCGATAATCAGTATTATTCTGGTCGTACTTTTATTGATCAGGGAATCCTACGCCTAGATGCTGTTGAGCCCAACACACCTTTGAGCAATTCTAAAGGTTTGTTGAATACTTCAGAAGTGACTATTGCTGCTGGATCCAGATTAGAGGGACAAGGTATTGTGGGAAATTCCATGAATGTACAGCTTAATAATTCAAATGCCCCAGTTGCTGCAAATTTAACAACTATTATTAACAATGGTACCATCGCTCCAGGTCTTGAGCGTTTTAATAATACTTTTGATAGTACAGATTCTCAATTTGTCCCTCTGACTCTGGCAGGTAACTACAGAGCTGGAAAGGGGGCAGCAGTAGAGATTCATACTGAACTTCTGGATGATATATCCAATCATGGCTCATTAACTATTGATGGTGTAATTGATTCGGCTTCAGACAAAAGCGGAACTGGTGTAGTTGTTATTCATCAAGGAGGAAATGGTGCAACAACAAATCATGGTATTGAGATAATCCGTCTACGTGGCAATAACTCTGGAGCTACTCAGGCTGATTTAATCAAACAGCTTGATGAAAATTTCCACCTTGTTTCTGATTTCAAAACAAGTAAAGGTCAAAATGCAGTTGTAGCTGGTGCTTACAGCTATATTATGGAGAGTGACAAAGATTGGTATGATAATCCTAATAACCAGGTTGGACTATTTTTACGTAATGCTACCAATAATGATGGTTCTCTGGTGCCCCATCCAGCAACACCACTTTATGAGACATATTCATTGATTCTGGGTAGCCTTAACAAACTGCCTACACTGGAACAAAGGATTGGTCATCGTCCTTGGCTGAACGATAAAAATGGATATGAGACAGGCTATGACCGAGGCAAAACTGAGATTTATCCAAATAATGTCTGGATGCGTGTAGAAGGAATGAAAGGCTATTATGAGCCACACCTAGATTCAAACAAGGGCAGTACAAGTTCTTATAGACTGCGTTTCAGTAGAGTTAATGTTGGTGTGGATATGCCTATCTATGAAAATGCTGATGGTTCTCGTCTAATTGCTGGAATCAATGGTAATATGAGCAGAGCTTGGTCTGACATAGATTCTATCCATGGCAGTGGAGATATAACTACTACTGGATATGGACTTGGAGCTACTTTGACTTGGTATAACCACAATGGTTTTTATACTGATGCTCAAGCTTGGCATAATTGGTTCAAAAGTGATATTGACTCTAATACAATCACTACAGACTTAGATCAAGTAAAAGGAAATCATGCTAAAGGTTATGCATTAAGTCTTGAAGTAGGACGTATTTTTGACCTTAATCAACACTGGTCACTGACACCTCAAGCTCAGATAGCTTATTCACGTGTCAATTTTGATAGTTTTACTGATATCCAAAACAGCGTAATCATAAATGAAAAAGATTATGTTGGGTTGGAAGGAAGACTTGGTCTAGCTCTTAATTATGAAAAGAGCCACCTAGATTCTTCTGGCAAAATGAGACGTAACAAGCTGTATATTTTAGGTAACATCCATCAGGAGTTCAAGGGTGACTCCACTGTCAGTATTTCTGGTGTAGATTATGAAAGTAAAATGAACAATACTTGGGTGAGTGTAGGAGTTGGTGGATCACATAATTGGGATAATGATAGATTTTCTATATATGGTGAATTAAGTTTGGCCAGCAGTACAAAAAAATTTGGTGAAGAATATGAATTGGCTGGAGAAATAGGTTTACGTATAGCTTTTTAGATTTTAGATAACAGTATGTCATTTTCTTTTTAAACAATATATTTTTTAATAATCATTTTTTCATTTTAATGATATAATATAATAGTATAAATTTTTATCTCATAAATATATCCTGTCATTTAAAATATCAATGAGTTAAAAGCTTAAATATGGTTTTTATCTATGGATTACCCACAGCATAAAAATTGACATTTTCAGTAAGAAATGTTAAGATAATTCTGTTATCTTAAACAAATTTAATACATATAAAGAGGTGAAAAAAATTATGTCTATAATTGAAAACTGGGAAGAGCAGATGTACGATTCTACTTTCGATACTATATATGAGGCTCTTATTGAAGAATATAAAAGAGGAGACCTTACTGTTGAAGAGTTGGATAGAAATATTGCTGAACAGCAGCAAATACTTCTTAATGCATTCTTTGAGGGAGAAACGAAATCTGTATATTGTAACGCAGTAGTAGATGCACATCAGTTTGTCCGTTCATTAATCATTCAAGGAAAATTAACTGTAGAAAACCAATAATTAAATATACCCAAGGAGGCATCAAGATGAAAAAAGTTTATGTTTTATTAGCAGATGGTTTTGAACTCATTGAAGCCCTAACTCCTGTTGATGTGTTGAGAAGAGGTGGAGCAGATGTTGTTACTGTTTCTATCACTTCTGAAAAAGATGTTATGTCAGCTCAAAAGGTACTTGTAAAAGCTGATACAACTTTAAAAGAAACTGATCTAAAAGATGGAGATATGATTGTACTTCCAGGAGGATATCCTGGATATGTCAACCTTGGAAATTCCAAAGAAGCAGTAGAACTTATTAAATATTATGTAATTAATGACAAATTTGTGGGTGCTATATGTGGAGCTCCTTCAATTTTAGGAAATAATGGTATTGCTTCTGGAAAGAAAATAACATGCCATACTTCAGTGAAAGAACTTATGAAAAATTACCAGTATGAAGAAAAAAATATTGTCAAAGATGAAAAACTTATAACTGGTATGGGTGCTGGATACGCTTTAGACTTCGCTTTTAAACTAGCCGAAGTTTTATTGGAGCCAGATACTATTAATAAAATAAAAACTGGTATGGAATTATAAAAAATCTTTAATTTTTGTTATTTTTTTATTTGATTGTGGAAAATTTTAATATTGACTAAAAATAATAGATAGGGTATACTTTAATCGAGACTGACACAATAAATTAGATTTCTGTAACCCCCAGAGTCTATTTTTAGTCTTTGTTTTTTTAACACTCCCCCGTGTTATAAAAAAAGCCCCTCTATTGCAGAGGGGATTTTTTTATTCTGAGATATTATTTTG
Coding sequences within it:
- a CDS encoding lysine exporter LysO family protein; the encoded protein is MLGIALSVIIGALLGFFCKSPLVLAHADNLIKFGLCLLLFFVGIDIGKNQSVFEQLKTLNKKVLLLPFVTIIGSLLGGVLASFITTLSLGEGVAVSSGMGWYSFSAIELSKINAQLGGTAFLSNVFRELLAIFTIPFIAARIGSFQSVSSAGATAMDSVLPVINRSNPPDISIIAFYSGLVITIVVPILVPAVVAIFNLG
- a CDS encoding M42 family metallopeptidase yields the protein MKELINMIEELTNTFGAPGFEDEVMEKIKKEVNFLSAERDSINNLYIGLGEKDSAVPTVALDCHTDEVGFIVENINRNGSISFLTLGGWHVGNVPASAVVIKNNKGEYIKGVVTSKPPHFMTDEEKNRLPKMSELTIDIGTSSYEETVELYGIEVGNPIVPDVSFVYDEKIGIMRAKAFDNRLGCAASIEVLKAVKNNGIKNVNVVGAFASQEEVGLRGAQVAAYRVKPDFAIVFEGSPADDSFKEGTASHGALKKGVQLRVVDGAMISNPRVLKFARDIADKKGIKYQMIAREKGSTNGGKYHISETGIPVIVLGIPTRYIHTHYSYASIDDLTAAISLAVEVIKELNKDIIKSF
- a CDS encoding aldose epimerase family protein, which encodes MELTVRNWGKTKFNEIVKLYTLKNNFLEVEILNYGGIIRKISFPDKNGKVENIVLNLDSISDYEERSPYFGAVVGRNAGRISNAELKIKDTIYKLNANSGKNNIHGGINNFSHKIWNAEEIKGNDFIGIELTLNSPHLEEGFPGNISITVRYILKNDELSLEYSGITDRETYMNLTNHSYFNLSGDFKRDIRNEYLKLDSDAFIAVDEATLPVKISETHNTPFDFHEFSLLKTSLDSEYPQIKIVNHGLDHPFILNQNRDIPAAQLKDDISGRMLKVFTDQPAVVIYTGNYLHEIGKLSDGSDCKKHMGICFETQDYPNVLSFLPEKGKIYTPSNSYSQKTIFKFLINKN
- a CDS encoding autotransporter outer membrane beta-barrel domain-containing protein, which encodes MYIKYEVIKIMSENSARKNKMKKKILSPLLTVGIMSICIPLEDAWASSPVDYVGTVNLPASIGTGKETANDGWTVTIGNGSTPTKVTQDGKTVISVNDNAKITVKTDAAVEGNSNSNSEGHFNSGPNVIEFNSKSTLTIEAGGTVQQLGSTTNGEAINAHGFGNTIINNGTIHSNNGAALWFQDTSISVSVADRNKVVNHGTISTSKGDGYNVFGSSRGNAGPGLVFDNYGTIKGSLKFGSGDDSLLFGPGSKITGNVDGGGGTNDLTLDANSGESATLAGSVLNFSSITKDGEGAWAILGSVPAVPGDPHPSSPINGSLKEVDSLVIKKGLLSLVGANPDFNGTVNIDAPGQLSAQAQGINGATNMTNNGKLIFEQPIDDSYTGSAITGTGQVVKSGTGSLTMSSGTANTYSGGTFINEGALVVDKDSDLGAVSGSITLGTDNTAGGTNGTLRFDSSFNLETTRAITLMEGGGTIDTQGYITNIDQTIAGTGTLTKTGSGTLTLNATNSYIGGTVLQEGVLGINSDSALGNSNSRLVMYDTTTLQLNGNVDSNRLVTLAGGPSSMMTINTQANNGAFNGNIDGLGSLVKTGSGTLSLYGNNLYQGGTKVKEGTLAINSDASLGGVNGLLELERNTTLKLDGNVYMNSRPVIIGGGDNATLPQSVTIDTQGYTGVISQNIDQNAGEKTELIKTGTGTLGLYGNNTYSGGTWVKNGTVAITSPLSLGKSDVQLGDHEDTSLDGSGSTQGTLRADADIDFRGSGKSIILNKGGGTINTNGNAVILDENSLKDGIAGTASDLGRDLHKTGAGVLTLLDNQYYSGRTFIDQGILRLDAVEPNTPLSNSKGLLNTSEVTIAAGSRLEGQGIVGNSMNVQLNNSNAPVAANLTTIINNGTIAPGLERFNNTFDSTDSQFVPLTLAGNYRAGKGAAVEIHTELLDDISNHGSLTIDGVIDSASDKSGTGVVVIHQGGNGATTNHGIEIIRLRGNNSGATQADLIKQLDENFHLVSDFKTSKGQNAVVAGAYSYIMESDKDWYDNPNNQVGLFLRNATNNDGSLVPHPATPLYETYSLILGSLNKLPTLEQRIGHRPWLNDKNGYETGYDRGKTEIYPNNVWMRVEGMKGYYEPHLDSNKGSTSSYRLRFSRVNVGVDMPIYENADGSRLIAGINGNMSRAWSDIDSIHGSGDITTTGYGLGATLTWYNHNGFYTDAQAWHNWFKSDIDSNTITTDLDQVKGNHAKGYALSLEVGRIFDLNQHWSLTPQAQIAYSRVNFDSFTDIQNSVIINEKDYVGLEGRLGLALNYEKSHLDSSGKMRRNKLYILGNIHQEFKGDSTVSISGVDYESKMNNTWVSVGVGGSHNWDNDRFSIYGELSLASSTKKFGEEYELAGEIGLRIAF
- a CDS encoding DJ-1 family glyoxalase III — protein: MKKVYVLLADGFELIEALTPVDVLRRGGADVVTVSITSEKDVMSAQKVLVKADTTLKETDLKDGDMIVLPGGYPGYVNLGNSKEAVELIKYYVINDKFVGAICGAPSILGNNGIASGKKITCHTSVKELMKNYQYEEKNIVKDEKLITGMGAGYALDFAFKLAEVLLEPDTINKIKTGMEL
- a CDS encoding ABC transporter substrate-binding protein, which translates into the protein MKKRILVLLSCLLSFLLVSCGGSKTAEKAASGPKDTLVFAQISECKTLDPQDTTEQYSQRIINVLYDRLVEVDEMTGETIPGLAKSWERIDDNTLLFHLNENVKFHNGEKFTANDVKFTIERAKSLPKVGHLYKLISNVEVVDDNTVKIITSEPFAPLLAHLSHKTASIISEKYYAEKGNKYFENPVGTGPYKYKDWKIGDRITLEAFPEYFKGEPAIKYIVVRAVPEENSRVIGLETGEIDMTADLGAESRKIVLDNKDKINYLESSGISVNYVGINTDKGVLKDRDVRRAIAMAINRDDIINSIMMGTVDKANSFIAPGTFGYSPDSKVLDYNPEEAKRIIQEKGLTGTKLSLGVSNSPVRMQMCEIIQAQLKEVGIDVSIESLEWGTFLAATGRGDLDMFTLGWGPSTYDGDYGFYPNFHSSQLGGAGNRSQYVNPAMDKLLDDAKKEVDQNKRKELYKEVAEIIYDDVPVIPMYYSNNTVAAVKGIEGVKATSYINFDELSFKK